The Rhinopithecus roxellana isolate Shanxi Qingling chromosome 13, ASM756505v1, whole genome shotgun sequence genome contains a region encoding:
- the DNAJC28 gene encoding dnaJ homolog subfamily C member 28, producing the protein MNTTYVMMAQILRSHLIKATVIPNRVKMLPYIGIIRNRMMSTHKSKKKIREYYRLLNVEEGCSADEVRESFHKLAKQYHPDGGSNTADSATFIRIEKAYRKVLSHVIEQANASQNKGEEEEEEDVEKFKYKTPQHRHYLSFEGIGFGTPTQREKQYRQFRADRATEQVMEYQKQKLQSQYFPDSITVKNIRQSKQQKITQAIERLVEDLIQESMAKGDFDNLSGKGKPLKKFSDCSYIDPMTHNLNRILIDNGYQPEWILMQKEISDTIEQLREAILVSRKKLGNPMTPTEQKQWKHVCEQFQENIRKLNKRINDFNLIVPILTRQKVHFDAQKEIVRAQKIYEILIKTKEVTDGNPHNLDQGEGEKTPEIKKGFLNWMNLWKFIKIRSF; encoded by the coding sequence ATGAATACAACATACGTAATGATGGCTCAGATCTTAAGATCTCACCTGATAAAGGCTACAGTGATTCCTAATCGAGTGAAAATGCTTCCATATATTGGTATCATTAGAAATAGAATGATGTCAACCCATAAATCCAAAAAGAAGATCAGGGAATATTATAGGCTGCTGAATGTGGAAGAAGGATGCTCTGCAGATGAAGTCAGGGAATCTTTTCATAAGCTTGCCAAGCAATATCATCCTGACGGTGGCTCTAATACGGCTGATTCTGCAACATTTATAAGGATTGAAAAAGCTTATAGAAAGGTGCTCTCCCATGTGATAGAACAAGCAAATGCCAGTCAGAATAAaggtgaagaagaagaagaagaagatgtagaaaaattcaaatataaaacaCCCCAACACCGGCATTATTTAAGTTTTGAAGGTATTGGTTTTGGGACTCCAACTCAACGAGAGAAGCAATATAGGCAATTTAGGGCAGACCGTGCTACTGAACAAGTGATGGAATATCAAAAGCAGAAACTACAAAGCCAGTATTTTCCTGATAGTATCACTGTTAAAAATATAAGACAGAGCAAACAGCAAAAGATAACTCAAGCTATAGAGCGTTTAGTGGAGGACCTCATTCAAGAATCCATGGCAAAAGGAGACTTTGACAATCTCAGTGGGAAAGGAAAACCTCTGAAAAAGTTTTCTGACTGTTCTTACATTGATCCCATGACTCACAACCTGAACCGAATACTGATCGATAATGGATACCAACCAGAATGGATCCTTATGCAAAAGGAAATCAGCGATACTATTGAGCAACTCAGAGAGGCAATTTTAGTGTCTAGGAAAAAACTTGGGAATCCAATGACACCAACTGAACAGAAACAGTGGAAACATGTTTGTGAGCAGTTTCAAGAAAACATCAGAAAATTAAACAAGCGAATtaatgattttaatttaattgttCCCATCCTGACCAGGCAAAAAGTCCATTTTGATGCTCAGAAAGAAATTGTCAGAGCCCAGAAAATATATGAGAtccttataaaaacaaaagaagtcacAGATGGAAACCCACATAACCTTGatcaaggagaaggagagaaaacacCTGAAATCAAGAAAGGTTTTTTAAACTGGATGAATCTgtggaaatttattaaaatacgATCATTTTGA